One segment of Mycolicibacterium baixiangningiae DNA contains the following:
- the mutM gene encoding bifunctional DNA-formamidopyrimidine glycosylase/DNA-(apurinic or apyrimidinic site) lyase, translating into MPELPEVEVVRRGLDAHVTGKAIAAVRVHHPRAVRRHEAGPADMTARLLNARISGTGRRGKYLWLTLDDGDEPLARRAESSAALVVHLGMSGQMLLGPIPKADHLRIAALLDDGTALSFVDQRTFGGWLLADMITVDGTDVPRPIAHLARDPLDPRFDRDGVVTVLRRKDSEIKRQLLDQTVVSGIGNIYADEALWRAKVNGARLASSLTRKALGEVLDAAAEVMTEALGQGGTSFDSLYVNVNGESGYFDRSLDAYGREGEPCRRCGAVMRREKFMNRSSFYCPRCQPRPRVRRT; encoded by the coding sequence ATGCCCGAGCTACCTGAGGTCGAAGTCGTCCGGCGAGGGCTGGACGCTCACGTCACCGGCAAGGCGATCGCCGCGGTGCGGGTACATCACCCGCGGGCGGTGCGTCGCCACGAAGCGGGGCCTGCCGATATGACCGCGCGGCTGCTGAACGCGCGCATCAGCGGAACGGGTCGGCGCGGAAAGTACCTGTGGCTCACCCTTGATGACGGCGATGAGCCGCTTGCGCGAAGAGCAGAAAGTAGCGCCGCGCTGGTCGTGCACCTCGGGATGAGCGGGCAGATGCTGCTCGGACCGATCCCGAAAGCGGATCACCTGCGCATCGCCGCGCTGCTCGACGACGGGACCGCGCTGAGCTTCGTCGACCAGCGGACCTTCGGCGGATGGCTGCTCGCCGACATGATCACCGTCGACGGGACCGACGTCCCGCGCCCGATCGCGCACCTGGCCCGCGATCCGCTGGATCCGCGCTTCGACCGCGACGGTGTCGTTACGGTGTTGCGGCGCAAGGATTCCGAGATCAAGCGTCAGTTGCTCGACCAGACGGTGGTGTCCGGTATCGGCAACATCTACGCCGACGAGGCGCTGTGGCGGGCGAAGGTCAACGGCGCCCGGTTGGCGTCCTCGCTCACGCGTAAGGCGCTGGGCGAGGTGCTCGACGCGGCGGCCGAGGTGATGACCGAGGCGCTCGGGCAGGGCGGCACGTCGTTCGACTCGCTCTACGTCAACGTCAACGGTGAATCCGGATACTTCGACCGGTCGCTGGACGCCTACGGCCGTGAGGGTGAGCCGTGCCGGCGCTGCGGTGCGGTCATGCGTCGCGAGAAGTTCATGAACCGCTCGTCGTTCTACTGCCCCCGCTGTCAGCCCCGCCCGCGCGTGCGGCGCACCTGA
- the rnc gene encoding ribonuclease III, with product MTVDRSPLLAALGVSLPDDLLTMALTHRSYSYENGGLPTNERLEFLGDAVLGLTITEELYHRHPERSEGDLAKLRASIVNTQALADVGRKLSDDGLGAHLLLGKGEENSGGADKSSILADGVESLLGAIYVEHGLTVVREVILRLFAGLLDTAPTLGAGLDWKSSLQELTAARGLGAPSYVVTSTGPDHDKEFTASVLVTDIEYGKGVGRTKKEAELKAAAAAWTALDSSDARAT from the coding sequence GTGACGGTGGACCGTTCGCCGCTGCTGGCGGCGCTCGGCGTGAGTCTGCCCGACGATCTGCTCACGATGGCCCTCACCCACCGCAGCTACTCGTACGAGAACGGCGGCCTGCCCACCAACGAACGGCTCGAATTCCTCGGGGACGCGGTACTCGGACTGACGATCACCGAGGAGCTATACCACCGTCACCCCGAGCGGTCCGAAGGCGACCTCGCCAAACTGCGGGCCAGCATCGTCAACACCCAGGCGCTCGCCGACGTCGGACGCAAACTGAGCGACGACGGCCTGGGCGCGCACCTTCTGCTGGGCAAGGGTGAGGAGAACTCCGGTGGCGCCGACAAGTCGAGCATCCTCGCCGACGGCGTCGAATCTCTGCTCGGCGCAATCTATGTCGAACACGGGCTCACCGTCGTGCGCGAGGTGATCCTGCGGTTGTTCGCCGGTCTGCTCGACACGGCGCCCACGTTGGGCGCCGGCCTGGACTGGAAGAGCAGCCTGCAGGAACTCACCGCCGCCCGCGGTCTGGGGGCGCCATCGTACGTGGTGACCTCCACGGGTCCCGACCATGACAAGGAGTTCACCGCCTCGGTGCTCGTCACCGACATCGAATACGGCAAGGGCGTCGGCCGCACCAAGAAGGAGGCCGAGCTCAAGGCCGCGGCGGCGGCGTGGACGGCGCTGGACAGTTCGGATGCCCGAGCTACCTGA
- a CDS encoding YceD family protein, translating into MARHGRTPRSPLVLDIARLGRRPGSMMAFQETVASPMRIGLDLIGIAEGAPLTLDLLVQAVSEGVLVTGTVAAPTTGECARCLTPLTGEVEIDLTELFAYPDSTTDATTEADEVGRVGAAGVPDTVDLEQPIIDAVGLALPFVPLCRPDCAGLCADCGIALNTAEPGHHHDKVDPRWAKLAGLVERDDK; encoded by the coding sequence ATGGCGAGGCACGGTAGAACACCACGATCGCCGCTCGTGCTCGACATCGCACGGCTGGGCCGGCGACCTGGGTCGATGATGGCGTTCCAGGAGACTGTGGCGAGTCCGATGCGGATCGGACTGGACCTGATCGGCATCGCCGAGGGCGCACCGCTGACGCTCGATCTGCTCGTGCAGGCGGTGTCCGAGGGCGTCCTCGTCACCGGCACGGTGGCGGCGCCGACGACCGGGGAATGCGCCAGATGCCTGACGCCGCTGACCGGTGAGGTCGAGATCGATCTCACCGAGCTGTTCGCCTATCCCGACAGCACCACCGATGCCACCACCGAGGCCGACGAGGTGGGTCGCGTCGGCGCCGCCGGCGTGCCCGACACGGTCGACCTCGAACAGCCGATCATCGACGCGGTCGGGCTGGCGTTGCCGTTCGTGCCGCTGTGCCGGCCGGACTGCGCGGGGCTGTGCGCCGACTGCGGTATCGCGCTCAACACCGCCGAACCGGGTCACCATCACGACAAGGTGGACCCGCGCTGGGCGAAGCTCGCCGGACTGGTGGAACGAGACGACAAGTGA
- the sepIVA gene encoding cell division protein SepIVA: MYRVFEALDELGAIVEEARGVPMTAGCVVPRGDVLELIDDIKDAIPGELDDAQDVLDARDAMLRDAKEHSESMVGNARAEAESMVNHARAEADRLLADAKAQADRMVGEARQHSDRMVGEARDEASRVMATAKREYDASTGRAKSEADRLIESGNLAYEKAVQEGIKEQQRLVSQTEIVSTATAEATRLIDTAHAEADRLRGECDIYVDSKLAEFEDFLNGTLRSVGRGRHQLRTAAGTHDYAAR, from the coding sequence GTGTACCGAGTTTTTGAAGCGCTCGACGAACTGGGCGCGATCGTCGAAGAAGCCCGCGGCGTGCCGATGACGGCAGGCTGTGTCGTTCCCCGCGGCGACGTCCTGGAGTTGATCGACGACATCAAGGACGCCATCCCCGGCGAACTCGACGACGCCCAGGACGTGCTCGACGCCCGCGACGCCATGCTGCGCGACGCCAAGGAGCATTCGGAGTCGATGGTCGGCAACGCCCGCGCGGAGGCCGAGTCGATGGTCAACCACGCCCGCGCGGAGGCAGACCGACTGCTCGCCGACGCCAAGGCGCAGGCCGACCGCATGGTCGGGGAGGCCCGCCAGCACAGCGATCGCATGGTGGGCGAAGCACGCGACGAGGCGTCACGCGTCATGGCCACCGCCAAGCGCGAGTACGACGCCAGCACCGGCCGGGCCAAATCCGAAGCCGATCGCCTGATCGAAAGCGGCAACCTCGCCTACGAGAAGGCCGTGCAGGAAGGCATCAAGGAGCAACAGCGTCTGGTGTCGCAGACCGAGATCGTCTCGACCGCGACCGCCGAGGCCACCCGCCTGATCGACACCGCGCACGCCGAGGCCGACCGGTTGCGCGGAGAATGCGACATCTACGTGGACAGCAAACTGGCCGAGTTCGAGGACTTCCTCAACGGCACGCTGCGTTCGGTCGGGCGCGGCCGCCATCAGCTGCGCACCGCCGCCGGGACGCACGACTACGCGGCCCGCTGA
- a CDS encoding hemerythrin domain-containing protein encodes MVETFVQSTDDVVRFLKDQHNLIKDMFEEVFSASSDEARAKAFTELRQLLAVHETAEEMVVHPRARQEIDGGDDVVDARLAEEHDAKEQLSKLEGMDFGSAQFLEELAAFRDAVVEHAEREEQEEFDKLQRELDADELKRLASAVRAAEAIAPTRPHPGVESAKLNFAVGPFASMIDRARDVIGAALR; translated from the coding sequence ATGGTTGAAACGTTCGTCCAGTCGACCGACGACGTCGTCAGGTTCCTCAAAGATCAGCACAACCTCATCAAGGACATGTTCGAGGAGGTGTTCTCGGCGTCCTCGGATGAGGCGCGCGCGAAGGCGTTCACCGAACTGCGCCAGCTCCTGGCGGTGCACGAGACGGCCGAGGAGATGGTCGTCCATCCGCGGGCGCGCCAGGAGATCGACGGGGGAGACGACGTCGTCGACGCCCGGCTGGCCGAGGAGCACGACGCCAAGGAGCAGCTGTCGAAGCTCGAGGGGATGGACTTCGGCTCGGCTCAGTTCCTCGAGGAGCTGGCCGCGTTCCGGGACGCCGTCGTCGAACACGCCGAGCGTGAGGAGCAGGAGGAGTTCGACAAGCTCCAGCGCGAACTCGACGCCGACGAGCTCAAACGGCTCGCGTCGGCGGTGCGGGCGGCGGAGGCGATCGCCCCCACCCGGCCGCATCCGGGTGTGGAGTCGGCGAAACTGAACTTCGCGGTCGGACCGTTCGCGTCGATGATCGACCGGGCGCGCGACGTCATCGGCGCCGCACTGCGCTGA
- the coaD gene encoding pantetheine-phosphate adenylyltransferase, translated as MSGAVCPGSFDPVTLGHVDIFERAAAQFDEVVVAVLVNPNKKGMFSVDERMEMIAEACAHLPNLRVEFGQGLVVDFVRSRGLTAIVKGLRSSTDFEYELQMAQMNKHVSGVDTFFVASTPQYSFVSSSLAKEVATLGGDVSGLLPDAVNVRLQAKLRD; from the coding sequence ATGAGTGGCGCGGTGTGTCCGGGATCGTTCGACCCGGTGACCCTCGGCCATGTCGACATCTTCGAACGGGCCGCGGCCCAGTTCGACGAGGTCGTCGTCGCGGTGCTGGTCAACCCGAACAAGAAGGGCATGTTCAGCGTCGACGAACGCATGGAGATGATCGCGGAGGCATGCGCGCATCTGCCCAATCTGCGCGTCGAATTCGGTCAGGGACTGGTCGTCGACTTCGTCCGGTCCCGTGGGCTCACCGCGATCGTCAAGGGTCTGCGCAGCAGCACCGACTTCGAATACGAGCTGCAGATGGCGCAGATGAACAAGCACGTCTCGGGCGTGGACACGTTCTTCGTGGCCTCCACCCCGCAGTACTCCTTCGTGTCGTCGTCTCTGGCCAAGGAGGTCGCCACGCTCGGCGGTGACGTCTCGGGCCTGCTACCCGACGCGGTGAACGTGCGGTTACAGGCCAAACTGCGGGATTGA
- the rsmD gene encoding 16S rRNA (guanine(966)-N(2))-methyltransferase RsmD, with translation MTRIIAGSLGGRRIAVPPKGTRPTADRVREALFNVLDARLDFDGLVVVDLYAGSGALGLEALSRGAARAVFVEQDHRAARTISRNIAELGVGAAAEVRRAPVATVLAGGADQPADLVLADPPYDVPDGEVESMLATLAAGGWVRAGTVAVIERRASGTDLRWPPGWSPWPSRRYGDTRLDMAERDDPTP, from the coding sequence CTGACCCGGATCATCGCCGGGTCACTCGGCGGCCGCCGGATCGCGGTGCCTCCCAAGGGAACCCGGCCGACTGCCGATCGGGTGCGCGAAGCGCTGTTCAACGTGCTCGACGCCCGGCTGGACTTCGACGGCCTGGTGGTCGTCGACCTGTACGCCGGATCGGGCGCCCTTGGCCTGGAAGCGCTTTCGCGGGGTGCGGCGCGGGCGGTGTTCGTCGAGCAGGACCACCGCGCCGCCCGCACGATCAGCCGCAACATCGCCGAGCTCGGCGTCGGCGCCGCCGCTGAGGTGCGACGCGCCCCGGTGGCGACCGTACTGGCCGGCGGGGCGGATCAGCCCGCCGACCTGGTGCTGGCCGACCCGCCCTACGACGTGCCCGACGGCGAGGTCGAGTCGATGCTCGCGACACTGGCCGCCGGCGGGTGGGTGCGCGCGGGCACGGTCGCGGTGATCGAGCGGCGCGCGTCGGGCACGGACCTGCGGTGGCCGCCCGGTTGGTCGCCGTGGCCCTCACGCCGCTACGGCGACACCCGCCTGGACATGGCCGAACGCGACGATCCGACGCCCTGA
- a CDS encoding pyruvate carboxylase, giving the protein MITKVLVANRGEIAIRAFRAAYEMGIATVAVYPYEDRNSLHRLKADESYQIGEMGHPVRAYLSVDEIIRVARHAGADAVYPGYGFLSENPELAAACAEAGITFIGPSAEILELTGNKSRAIEAARGAGLPVLRSSAPSSSVDELVAAAGDMEFPIFVKAVSGGGGRGMRRVTEPNALPEAIEAASREAESAFGDPTVYLEQAVVNPRHIEVQILADRQGDVMHLFERDCSVQRRHQKVIELAPAPNLDPELRERICADAVAFARQIGYSYAGTVEFLLDERGRHVFIEMNPRIQVEHTVTEEITDVDLVASQMRIADGETLADLGLSQDSLKIRGAAMQCRITTEDPANGFRPDTGRITGYRSPGGAGIRLDGGTVLGAEISAHFDSMLVKLTCRGRDFSTAVARARRALAEFRVRGVSTNIPFLQAVVNDQDFRAGRVTTSFIEERPYLLTARTPADRGTKILNYLADVTVNQPHGPRKSSVYPHDKLPPLDETTTPPSGSKQRLVELGPEGFARWMRDSPAVGLTDTTFRDAHQSLLATRIRTTGLLMVAPHIARMTPQLLSLECWGGATYDVALRFLKEDPWDRLAALREAVPNICLQMLLRGRNTVGYTPYPETVTAAFVQEATATGIDIYRIFDALNNVESMRPAIDAVRETGTAVAEVAMSYTGNLSDPAENLYTLDYYLRLAEQIVDAGAHVLAIKDMAGLLRPQAATTLVSALRSRFDLPVHVHTHDTPGGQLATYLAAWQAGASAVDGAAAPLAGTTSQPALSSIVAAAAHTEYDTGVSLEAVCDLEPYWEALRKVYAPFDVAASGPPSPTGRVYRHEIPGGQLSNLRQQAIALGLGDRFEEIEEAYAAADRILGRLVKVTPSSKVVGDLALALVGAGITAQEFADDPARFDIPDSVIGFLRGELGDPPGGWPEPLRSKALAGRAPAKPVEELSPEDEAVLAQPGTKRQAALNRLLFPGPTKEFEAHRDTYGDTSRLSANQFFYGLRQGDEHRVVLERGVELLIGLEAVSDPDERGMRTVMCILNGQLRPVLVRDHSVASDVPTAEKADRTNADHVAAPFAGVVTVGVTVGDTVSAGQTIATIEAMKMEAAITAPKAGTVDRVAVAATAQVEGGDLLVVVS; this is encoded by the coding sequence GTGATCACCAAAGTCCTGGTCGCCAATCGAGGCGAGATCGCGATCCGCGCGTTCCGCGCCGCGTACGAGATGGGCATCGCCACCGTCGCGGTGTATCCGTACGAGGACCGCAATTCACTGCACCGGCTCAAGGCCGACGAGTCCTACCAGATCGGCGAGATGGGCCACCCGGTCCGGGCCTATCTTTCGGTCGACGAGATCATCCGGGTCGCCCGACACGCGGGTGCCGACGCGGTGTACCCCGGCTACGGATTCCTCTCCGAGAACCCCGAACTGGCGGCCGCCTGCGCGGAGGCGGGCATCACCTTCATCGGCCCGAGTGCCGAGATCCTCGAACTGACCGGCAACAAGTCGCGGGCCATCGAGGCCGCGCGCGGCGCAGGCCTGCCGGTGCTACGGTCCTCGGCCCCGTCGTCGTCGGTCGACGAGCTGGTGGCCGCGGCTGGTGACATGGAGTTCCCGATCTTCGTCAAGGCCGTGTCCGGCGGCGGGGGCCGCGGCATGCGGCGGGTCACCGAACCGAATGCGCTGCCGGAGGCGATCGAAGCGGCCAGCCGGGAGGCGGAGTCGGCGTTCGGCGATCCGACGGTGTACCTGGAGCAGGCGGTGGTGAACCCCCGCCACATCGAGGTGCAGATCCTCGCAGACCGGCAGGGCGACGTCATGCACCTGTTCGAACGGGACTGCAGTGTGCAGCGGCGTCACCAGAAGGTCATCGAGCTGGCGCCCGCACCGAACCTCGATCCCGAACTGCGGGAACGGATTTGCGCCGACGCGGTGGCGTTCGCACGCCAGATCGGCTACAGCTACGCCGGCACAGTGGAGTTCCTGCTCGACGAGCGCGGCCGCCACGTCTTCATCGAGATGAACCCGCGTATTCAGGTGGAGCACACGGTGACCGAGGAGATCACCGACGTGGACCTGGTGGCGTCGCAGATGCGGATCGCCGACGGGGAGACCCTGGCCGACCTGGGCCTGAGCCAGGATTCGCTGAAGATCCGCGGGGCGGCGATGCAGTGCCGCATCACCACCGAGGATCCCGCCAACGGCTTCCGGCCCGACACCGGACGCATCACCGGGTACCGGTCGCCGGGCGGCGCGGGGATCCGCCTGGACGGTGGCACCGTGCTGGGCGCCGAGATCAGCGCCCACTTCGACTCGATGCTGGTCAAGTTGACGTGCCGGGGCCGTGATTTCTCCACCGCGGTGGCGCGGGCACGCCGCGCCCTTGCCGAATTCCGGGTGCGCGGAGTGTCGACGAACATTCCGTTCCTGCAGGCCGTGGTCAACGACCAGGATTTCCGCGCAGGACGCGTCACCACCTCGTTCATCGAAGAACGGCCGTACCTGCTGACCGCGCGCACCCCGGCGGACCGCGGCACCAAGATCCTCAACTACCTGGCCGACGTGACGGTGAACCAACCGCACGGGCCGCGCAAGTCCTCGGTGTATCCGCACGACAAACTGCCGCCCCTCGACGAGACGACGACACCGCCGAGCGGCAGCAAGCAGAGGCTGGTCGAGCTGGGGCCCGAGGGGTTCGCCCGGTGGATGCGCGATTCACCGGCGGTCGGGCTGACCGACACCACGTTCCGGGACGCCCATCAGTCGCTGCTGGCCACCCGGATCCGCACGACCGGCCTGCTGATGGTCGCGCCGCACATCGCGCGGATGACCCCGCAGCTGCTCTCGCTCGAGTGCTGGGGCGGCGCGACTTACGATGTGGCACTGCGCTTTCTGAAAGAAGACCCGTGGGACCGGCTGGCCGCCCTGCGTGAGGCGGTGCCGAACATCTGCCTGCAGATGCTGCTGCGCGGCCGCAACACGGTCGGGTACACGCCATATCCGGAAACGGTCACCGCGGCATTCGTCCAGGAGGCGACGGCGACCGGGATCGACATCTACCGCATCTTCGACGCGCTCAACAACGTCGAGTCGATGCGCCCGGCCATCGACGCGGTGCGCGAAACCGGAACGGCCGTCGCCGAAGTCGCGATGTCCTACACCGGCAACCTCTCCGATCCGGCCGAGAACCTCTACACGCTGGACTACTACCTGCGACTGGCCGAACAGATCGTCGACGCGGGCGCGCATGTGCTCGCGATCAAGGACATGGCCGGGCTGCTGCGCCCGCAGGCCGCCACCACTCTCGTCTCGGCGCTGCGTTCGCGCTTCGATCTACCGGTGCACGTGCACACCCACGACACCCCCGGCGGTCAGTTGGCCACCTATCTCGCGGCGTGGCAGGCGGGTGCGTCGGCGGTCGACGGGGCTGCGGCCCCGCTGGCGGGCACCACCAGCCAGCCCGCGCTGAGTTCGATCGTCGCCGCGGCGGCGCACACCGAATACGACACAGGCGTATCGCTGGAAGCGGTGTGCGACCTCGAACCGTATTGGGAGGCGCTGCGGAAGGTGTACGCCCCCTTCGACGTTGCGGCGTCCGGCCCTCCTTCCCCGACCGGACGGGTCTACCGCCACGAGATCCCCGGCGGCCAGTTGAGCAATCTTCGTCAGCAGGCGATCGCGCTCGGGCTGGGGGACCGGTTCGAGGAGATCGAGGAGGCCTACGCGGCCGCCGACCGCATCCTCGGCCGGCTCGTCAAGGTGACCCCGTCGAGCAAGGTGGTCGGCGATCTCGCGCTGGCTCTCGTCGGCGCGGGGATCACCGCCCAGGAATTCGCCGACGACCCGGCCCGTTTCGACATCCCCGACAGCGTGATCGGGTTCCTGCGCGGCGAGCTCGGTGACCCGCCCGGTGGGTGGCCAGAACCGCTGCGCAGCAAGGCGCTCGCGGGCCGCGCCCCGGCCAAACCGGTCGAGGAACTCTCACCCGAGGACGAGGCGGTGCTCGCGCAGCCCGGGACCAAGCGGCAGGCGGCGCTGAACCGGCTGCTGTTCCCCGGGCCCACCAAGGAGTTCGAGGCGCACCGCGACACCTACGGCGACACTTCCCGATTGAGCGCGAACCAGTTCTTCTACGGGCTGCGCCAGGGCGACGAGCACCGGGTGGTCCTCGAGCGCGGGGTGGAGCTGCTCATCGGGCTCGAAGCCGTCTCCGATCCAGACGAACGCGGGATGCGCACCGTGATGTGCATCCTCAACGGCCAGCTCCGCCCGGTGCTGGTGCGCGACCACAGCGTCGCCAGCGATGTGCCGACGGCGGAGAAGGCCGATCGCACCAACGCCGACCACGTCGCCGCACCGTTCGCCGGGGTGGTGACCGTCGGCGTGACGGTCGGGGACACCGTGAGCGCCGGGCAGACCATCGCGACCATCGAAGCGATGAAGATGGAAGCCGCGATCACCGCGCCGAAGGCCGGCACCGTCGACCGTGTCGCGGTCGCGGCCACCGCCCAGGTCGAGGGCGGTGACCTGCTGGTGGTCGTCAGCTGA
- a CDS encoding vitamin K epoxide reductase family protein: MTATAPDMVASTASAADRPAGLAVPRASAVWVLIAGVVGLVAAATLTIEKIELLIDPSYTPSCSLNPVLSCGSVMVTPQAALFGFPNPLIGIAGFTVVTVTGVLAVANVRLPRWYWSGLAIGTLLGTVFVHWLIFQSLYRIGALCPYCMVVWAVTIPLLVVTASIALRRPLAGSAVARAVHQWRWSLTALWFTALILLILVRFWDYWSTLL; encoded by the coding sequence ATGACCGCCACCGCGCCCGACATGGTCGCGTCGACCGCCTCCGCGGCCGACCGGCCGGCCGGGCTCGCGGTGCCCAGGGCGAGCGCGGTGTGGGTTCTCATCGCCGGCGTGGTCGGCCTCGTCGCCGCGGCCACGCTGACCATCGAGAAGATCGAGCTTTTGATCGATCCCTCGTACACCCCGTCGTGCTCGCTGAACCCCGTCCTGTCGTGCGGATCGGTGATGGTCACGCCGCAGGCCGCCCTGTTCGGGTTCCCGAACCCGCTCATCGGCATCGCCGGCTTCACCGTCGTCACGGTGACCGGCGTGCTGGCCGTCGCGAACGTCCGGCTGCCGCGGTGGTACTGGTCGGGCCTTGCCATCGGCACACTGCTCGGCACGGTGTTCGTGCACTGGCTGATCTTCCAGAGCCTGTATCGCATCGGCGCGCTGTGCCCCTACTGCATGGTGGTCTGGGCGGTGACGATCCCGCTGCTGGTCGTGACGGCCTCGATCGCGCTGCGGCGGCCGCTGGCCGGGAGCGCGGTGGCCCGCGCCGTCCACCAGTGGCGCTGGTCATTGACTGCCTTGTGGTTCACCGCGTTGATCCTGCTGATTCTGGTGCGGTTCTGGGATTACTGGTCGACCCTTTTGTAG
- a CDS encoding DsbA family protein gives MATKPKKNARYDLRAADRKRNLFVQIGLTAVVVVFAVALVLYIVTSAEDKPASGEATAVRVAAENVVTKEGTSEPKAVLSLYEDFLCPACGNFERQFGPTINKLIDTGAVAADYYMVSILDAQGDGYSSRAGNAAYCVADENKDAFRRFHTALFTEGIQPAEGGGTYPGDEQLIELARQAGAGGGVPDCIKKGRYVDMVEGMAAATEIRATPSVRINGEDYDPSTPDALVAKIKEIVGEVPGLDGPAAAPAS, from the coding sequence GTGGCCACGAAACCGAAGAAGAACGCCCGCTACGACCTGAGGGCGGCCGATCGCAAGCGCAATCTGTTCGTTCAGATCGGTCTGACGGCTGTCGTCGTGGTGTTCGCCGTCGCGCTTGTGCTCTACATCGTGACGTCGGCCGAGGACAAGCCGGCCTCAGGTGAGGCGACCGCGGTGCGGGTGGCCGCGGAGAACGTGGTCACAAAGGAGGGCACCAGTGAGCCGAAGGCCGTGCTGTCGCTCTACGAGGACTTCCTCTGCCCGGCGTGCGGCAACTTCGAGCGGCAGTTCGGGCCGACGATCAACAAGCTGATCGACACCGGCGCGGTCGCCGCTGACTACTACATGGTCTCGATCCTCGACGCGCAGGGCGACGGCTACTCCTCGCGCGCCGGCAACGCCGCGTACTGCGTCGCCGACGAGAACAAGGACGCCTTCCGCCGGTTCCACACCGCGCTGTTCACCGAGGGCATCCAGCCCGCCGAGGGTGGCGGCACCTACCCCGGCGACGAACAACTCATCGAGTTGGCACGTCAGGCCGGCGCCGGCGGCGGGGTGCCCGACTGCATCAAGAAGGGCCGCTACGTCGACATGGTGGAGGGCATGGCGGCGGCAACCGAGATCCGCGCCACGCCGAGCGTGCGCATCAACGGTGAGGACTACGACCCGTCCACCCCGGACGCGCTGGTCGCCAAGATCAAGGAGATCGTCGGCGAGGTACCCGGGCTCGACGGTCCGGCGGCGGCTCCCGCGTCATGA
- a CDS encoding alpha/beta hydrolase → MPPSLPAAAPPAGPTARGGDRAPRRKSRMRPAVLNAGTRVTLRTLPLLPDSVKRALLGFRSVTVDGNTLDTTLQLMLAAQRAAGIGGLVASDDVAVARRQLRITAAMLPGAIVTDVSELSIPGPAGAIPARLYRPTTPDPALLVFYHGGGFVIGDMDTHDQLCRLICRDGGITVLSVDYRLAPEHKAPAAADDAYAAFRWAGEHAADLGVDADRIAVGGDSAGGNLAAVVSQRARNDGVRLPALQLLIYPVVDVCSETRSKTLFADGYFLTARNMDWFMDLYLGGSTVDRRDPEVSPLLAEDLSGLPPALVVTGGFDPLRDEGNRYAEALRAAGVAVDLRQERSLIHAFVNFFPLGGDSATATAAMISALRAHLSRG, encoded by the coding sequence ATGCCGCCGAGTCTGCCAGCCGCCGCACCGCCCGCCGGGCCGACCGCCCGCGGGGGTGACCGCGCTCCGCGGAGAAAGAGCCGGATGCGGCCCGCCGTCCTCAACGCGGGTACCCGGGTGACACTGCGGACCCTCCCGCTGCTTCCCGATTCCGTCAAGCGGGCGCTGCTCGGCTTCCGTTCCGTCACCGTCGACGGCAACACCCTCGACACCACGCTGCAGCTGATGCTCGCCGCTCAGCGCGCGGCCGGGATCGGCGGCCTGGTGGCCAGCGACGACGTCGCCGTCGCGCGCCGCCAACTGCGCATCACCGCGGCCATGTTGCCCGGCGCGATCGTGACCGACGTATCGGAACTGTCCATTCCCGGTCCGGCGGGCGCGATACCGGCGCGGCTGTACCGCCCGACGACACCCGACCCCGCGTTGCTGGTCTTCTACCACGGTGGCGGGTTCGTGATCGGGGACATGGACACCCACGACCAGCTGTGCCGGCTGATCTGCCGCGACGGCGGTATCACCGTGCTGTCGGTGGATTACCGGCTGGCCCCCGAGCACAAGGCGCCCGCGGCGGCCGACGACGCCTACGCTGCGTTCCGGTGGGCGGGTGAGCACGCCGCCGACCTGGGGGTCGACGCGGATCGCATCGCCGTCGGAGGGGACAGTGCGGGCGGGAACCTCGCCGCCGTCGTCTCGCAGCGGGCCCGCAACGACGGGGTCCGCCTCCCCGCGCTGCAGCTACTGATCTACCCCGTCGTGGACGTGTGCAGCGAGACCCGTTCCAAGACACTGTTCGCCGACGGCTACTTCCTCACCGCCCGCAACATGGACTGGTTCATGGACCTCTACCTCGGTGGGTCGACGGTCGACCGCCGCGATCCCGAGGTGTCGCCGCTGCTGGCCGAGGACCTGTCCGGGCTGCCGCCGGCGCTGGTGGTCACCGGCGGATTCGATCCGTTGCGCGACGAGGGCAACCGGTACGCCGAGGCGCTGCGCGCCGCGGGCGTCGCCGTCGACCTGCGGCAGGAGCGCTCGCTGATCCACGCGTTCGTCAACTTCTTCCCGCTCGGCGGCGACAGCGCCACCGCCACCGCGGCGATGATCTCGGCGTTACGCGCGCACCTCAGCCGCGGCTAG